Proteins from one Xenorhabdus griffiniae genomic window:
- a CDS encoding Lon protease family protein: MTNIKLDWQALQPNNAPYQALFNSIAELIPITVDVVQPRLHSGLSLFCQASLRQPFMLLKAEESDVYLSLLSNTVSSLLPESRANIGGYYQIEHQTITWHASGEGIFAPTERVAYREWIEPEQLFGNVYTHQGILQLQPGLIHQVNGGILILPLRTLLSQPLMWVRLKQMIIQRRFDWLSHDENRSLPLPIPSMELDLRLILVGDRLSLEELQAIEPELASSALYGEFELDMPFHAEDDLTRWCQYVNGIIQQQNLPPLSSDAWPELIKLATRYTEDQFRLPLDLQWIQQKLAAAANYQQEKQISKHSLQQAEDNRIWRHSYLAERSIDEMLKGQILIHTQGSVIGQINGLSVLEYPGHPDPIGEPSRISCVAHLGDGEFTDVERKVELGGNIHAKGMMIMQAYLISELKLEQPQPFSASIVFEQSYGEVDGDSASLAELCALISALSQQPIDQQIAVTGAVDQFGYVQPIGGVNEKIEGFFRICHYRGLTGHQGVIIPTANVQHLCLNQDVIDAVKNEQFHIWAVEHVSETISLLTGIPYYDPQKEHLLAIIRERITQANIQERPRLPWFLRWLD; the protein is encoded by the coding sequence TTGACGAATATAAAACTAGACTGGCAGGCATTACAGCCAAACAATGCGCCTTATCAGGCACTCTTTAATTCTATCGCTGAATTGATCCCCATCACAGTGGATGTGGTTCAACCCAGGTTGCATAGTGGGTTATCCCTTTTCTGTCAAGCCTCCCTGCGTCAACCTTTTATGCTGCTGAAAGCAGAAGAGAGTGATGTTTATCTGTCTCTTTTATCCAATACTGTTTCTTCTTTGCTGCCGGAAAGCCGTGCCAATATCGGTGGTTATTACCAGATAGAGCATCAAACCATCACTTGGCACGCTTCCGGGGAAGGGATTTTTGCACCAACTGAACGCGTGGCTTACCGCGAATGGATTGAACCAGAGCAATTATTTGGCAATGTCTATACACACCAAGGAATACTTCAACTGCAACCAGGCCTTATCCATCAAGTCAATGGTGGTATTTTGATTTTGCCTCTGCGCACCCTGCTTTCTCAGCCATTGATGTGGGTTCGTCTCAAGCAGATGATTATTCAGCGCCGTTTTGACTGGCTGTCACATGATGAAAATCGTTCCCTGCCATTGCCGATACCGTCCATGGAATTGGATCTGCGTCTGATTTTAGTTGGTGACAGGCTCAGTCTTGAAGAGTTACAGGCCATTGAACCTGAACTCGCAAGCAGCGCATTGTATGGCGAATTTGAACTGGATATGCCCTTCCATGCAGAAGATGACCTGACAAGATGGTGCCAGTACGTTAATGGCATCATTCAGCAACAAAACTTGCCGCCATTAAGTAGCGATGCCTGGCCTGAGTTGATTAAACTTGCTACCCGTTACACAGAAGATCAATTCCGGTTACCTCTGGATCTTCAATGGATACAGCAAAAATTGGCAGCCGCAGCCAATTATCAGCAGGAAAAGCAGATCTCCAAACATTCTCTGCAACAAGCGGAAGATAATCGCATCTGGCGTCATAGTTATTTGGCTGAACGCAGCATAGATGAAATGCTAAAAGGCCAGATCTTGATTCACACGCAAGGTTCAGTTATCGGCCAAATCAATGGGTTATCCGTACTCGAGTATCCTGGCCATCCTGATCCAATAGGTGAACCTTCCCGTATCAGTTGTGTTGCCCATTTAGGGGATGGAGAATTTACCGATGTAGAACGCAAGGTTGAATTAGGCGGCAATATTCATGCAAAGGGTATGATGATCATGCAGGCTTATTTAATTTCTGAATTGAAATTAGAGCAACCACAACCGTTCTCCGCTTCGATTGTATTTGAACAATCCTATGGTGAAGTAGACGGAGACAGTGCTTCACTCGCCGAATTATGTGCTCTCATCAGCGCGTTGTCACAACAACCTATCGATCAACAAATTGCCGTTACTGGTGCTGTCGATCAATTTGGTTATGTCCAACCTATTGGTGGCGTCAATGAAAAAATTGAGGGTTTCTTCCGTATATGTCACTACCGAGGGCTAACCGGTCATCAGGGTGTCATTATTCCAACCGCAAATGTTCAACATTTGTGCTTAAATCAAGATGTTATTGATGCGGTAAAGAATGAGCAATTTCATATTTGGGCAGTCGAGCATGTTTCTGAAACGATATCATTGTTGACGGGTATTCCGTATTATGATCCACAAAAAGAACACTTGTTAGCTATAATACGTGAACGCATTACACAAGCTAATATTCAAGAACGACCTCGGCTTCCTTGGTTTCTCCGCTGGCTAGATTGA
- the sulA gene encoding SOS-induced cell division inhibitor SulA yields MNTRSAWRSLTEKKTAAASTTVNEHKTDKKMVGMTMKSVSFAQPHQYTSHTIKGIVSELVYNEHQPVINHILLPLLHQSGKENRWLLWLNPNKKLSRQWLIDTGLPLNKVVQLNQIRPVASISAMEKALASGNYSIVLGWLPELSEYQLNTLQIAAQRGITLGFIMRPQKLSHPFMAQANKLQIYSYYYH; encoded by the coding sequence ATGAACACCCGATCAGCATGGAGATCTCTCACTGAGAAAAAAACAGCAGCAGCCAGCACAACAGTGAACGAACATAAAACAGACAAAAAAATGGTTGGGATGACCATGAAAAGCGTGTCTTTTGCACAACCACATCAATACACCTCACACACGATAAAGGGCATAGTCAGTGAACTGGTTTACAATGAACACCAGCCAGTCATTAATCACATTCTTCTTCCTTTATTGCACCAGTCAGGAAAGGAAAATCGTTGGTTACTTTGGCTAAATCCTAATAAGAAGTTAAGCCGCCAATGGTTAATAGATACCGGACTTCCCTTAAATAAAGTTGTCCAGCTAAACCAAATCCGTCCTGTTGCTTCAATTAGTGCCATGGAAAAAGCGTTGGCAAGCGGCAATTATAGTATTGTATTAGGTTGGTTACCGGAATTATCAGAATATCAATTAAATACGCTACAAATAGCCGCACAAAGGGGTATTACTCTCGGTTTTATTATGCGACCACAAAAATTATCACATCCGTTTATGGCACAAGCGAATAAGCTACAAATTTACTCATACTATTATCATTGA
- the matP gene encoding macrodomain Ter protein MatP produces the protein MKYQQLENLECGWKWAYLAKKHREGEPITKYIEKSAAQDAINELMNLEREPVKVLKWIALHMNPDLSNRMKQTIRARRKRHFNAEHQHSRKKSIDLDFRVWQRLSALSRRRGNTLSETIIQLLEDAEYREKYTHQMSSLKQDLEAILGK, from the coding sequence ATGAAATATCAACAATTGGAAAATCTGGAATGTGGCTGGAAATGGGCTTATTTAGCAAAAAAACACCGTGAAGGTGAGCCGATTACTAAATACATTGAAAAAAGTGCTGCGCAAGATGCGATCAATGAATTGATGAATTTAGAACGTGAGCCAGTCAAGGTACTGAAATGGATTGCTCTGCATATGAATCCGGATTTGTCCAACCGAATGAAACAAACGATTCGGGCACGGCGTAAACGTCATTTTAATGCTGAACACCAACACTCGCGTAAGAAATCTATTGATCTGGATTTTCGTGTTTGGCAGCGGCTTTCAGCACTATCCCGACGTCGTGGCAATACCCTGTCAGAAACAATCATACAGCTATTGGAAGATGCTGAATATCGGGAAAAGTATACTCACCAAATGTCGAGTTTAAAGCAAGATCTGGAAGCAATATTAGGGAAATAA
- a CDS encoding TfoX/Sxy family DNA transformation protein, with protein MFLSGARFVQLQHGVSSLGKLKKKSQFGGIGLLIDDVLFAISSDGELYLRGNSHAEILFKAKGMEKFIYSKRGIPVTLRYYRVNESIWQDQTKLFEYVNLAYQYTMKEMINRQKIPLRLKDLPNLGIVLERQLWKVGISKVEELRILGAKATYLKLQQNRKKTNISLLLALAGAIEGCHVAVLPEKLRDELISWHSELLHYNSDNHP; from the coding sequence ATGTTTTTATCTGGAGCTCGTTTTGTTCAATTGCAACATGGTGTATCTTCACTGGGAAAACTTAAGAAGAAATCTCAATTTGGCGGTATTGGGTTATTAATTGATGATGTTTTATTTGCCATCAGTTCTGATGGAGAGCTTTATTTACGAGGAAATAGTCACGCTGAGATATTATTTAAAGCCAAGGGAATGGAAAAATTTATTTATTCAAAAAGAGGAATACCTGTAACATTGCGGTATTACCGTGTTAATGAATCAATTTGGCAGGATCAAACAAAATTATTTGAATATGTAAATTTAGCCTACCAATACACAATGAAAGAAATGATTAATAGACAAAAAATACCGCTTAGACTTAAAGATCTCCCTAATTTAGGGATCGTTTTAGAGAGGCAGTTATGGAAAGTAGGTATTTCTAAAGTCGAAGAATTAAGAATATTAGGGGCAAAAGCGACTTACCTTAAACTCCAGCAGAACCGAAAAAAAACAAATATCAGTTTGTTGCTTGCATTAGCAGGTGCAATAGAAGGCTGCCATGTTGCGGTATTACCAGAAAAATTACGTGATGAATTAATTAGCTGGCACAGCGAGCTGCTTCACTATAATTCAGATAATCATCCATAA
- a CDS encoding nucleoside 2-deoxyribosyltransferase, with the protein MSIIFSDIKVFVGGPIQHALKFRVLDNNLQVHIKSAIHHLESLGADVFSAHRTEQFGGTTHLFTPEEVSQRDRQWMEQCDIFVAILPVCPQQKQLMRTDGTHIELGWASALRRPIILVTEKPFDNSASHLLKGLSAIAQVHHISLNDFVYDPAILSHTIQSILEKEITPKSSAVA; encoded by the coding sequence ATGTCCATAATATTTTCTGATATTAAAGTATTTGTTGGTGGCCCTATCCAACACGCATTGAAATTCAGGGTACTAGACAATAACTTACAAGTTCACATTAAATCTGCTATTCACCATCTGGAGTCACTTGGTGCAGACGTTTTTTCAGCCCATCGTACAGAACAATTTGGCGGAACAACACACTTATTTACGCCAGAGGAAGTTTCCCAGCGGGACCGCCAATGGATGGAACAATGTGACATTTTTGTTGCCATTTTACCCGTTTGCCCCCAACAGAAACAGTTAATGAGAACAGATGGTACCCATATTGAATTGGGTTGGGCTTCCGCCTTAAGACGTCCAATCATCTTAGTCACCGAAAAACCCTTTGATAATTCGGCCAGCCATCTATTAAAAGGTTTGTCTGCTATTGCTCAAGTTCATCATATTTCCCTGAATGATTTTGTATATGATCCGGCTATATTAAGCCATACGATTCAATCTATTCTGGAAAAGGAAATTACCCCAAAATCTTCAGCCGTCGCATGA
- the ompA gene encoding porin OmpA translates to MKKTAIAVAVAAFATVAQAAPKDNTWYTGAKLGWSQYHDVNFYGNGYDNRIGNGSPHKNQLGAGAYVGYQATPYLGFELGYDWLGRIAYKGSTDNGAFRAQGIQLTTKLSYPVLDNLDIYTRLGGMLWRADSSATYNSNALAGTGPKDQRRLKNDDKGVSPLAAIGVEYALTKNLATRLDYQWVNNIGDATTVGARPDNGLLSVGVSYRFGQDEAAPVVTPAAPPVVPAPAPVVESKSFTLRSDVLFNFNKSTLKAEGQHELDNLYNHLAKIDPTQGKVLVVGHTDRIGSQNYNLPLSQKRAQSVVNYLVAKGIPADSIQAEGRGKENPVTGSTCDKIKVRSKLIDCLAPDRRVVINIQGTTEVVTQPKAAQ, encoded by the coding sequence ATGAAAAAGACAGCTATCGCAGTGGCAGTAGCAGCTTTCGCAACTGTTGCTCAAGCAGCTCCAAAGGACAACACTTGGTATACCGGCGCTAAGCTGGGTTGGTCTCAATACCATGACGTAAATTTCTACGGTAATGGTTATGATAACCGAATTGGCAATGGTTCTCCCCATAAAAACCAGTTAGGTGCGGGTGCTTATGTCGGCTATCAAGCAACCCCATACTTGGGCTTTGAATTAGGTTACGATTGGTTAGGGCGCATCGCTTATAAAGGTAGCACTGATAATGGTGCTTTCCGTGCCCAGGGCATTCAACTGACGACTAAACTGAGCTACCCAGTGCTGGACAATCTGGATATTTATACCCGCCTTGGTGGTATGTTATGGCGTGCAGATTCCTCAGCGACCTACAATTCCAATGCATTAGCTGGAACCGGTCCAAAAGATCAACGTAGACTGAAAAACGATGACAAAGGTGTTTCTCCTCTGGCCGCGATTGGTGTCGAATACGCATTGACCAAAAATCTGGCAACCCGTCTGGACTATCAGTGGGTTAACAACATCGGTGATGCTACTACCGTTGGTGCCCGCCCAGATAACGGCCTGCTGAGTGTGGGTGTTTCCTACCGTTTCGGACAAGATGAAGCTGCGCCAGTCGTTACCCCAGCCGCACCTCCAGTTGTGCCAGCACCAGCGCCTGTCGTTGAAAGCAAGAGCTTTACCCTGCGCTCTGATGTTCTGTTCAATTTCAACAAATCAACACTGAAAGCAGAAGGTCAGCACGAACTGGACAACCTTTATAACCACCTGGCTAAAATCGATCCAACCCAGGGCAAGGTTCTGGTAGTCGGTCACACTGACCGTATCGGCAGCCAAAATTACAACCTGCCACTGTCTCAGAAACGTGCTCAGTCTGTGGTAAATTATCTGGTTGCTAAAGGTATCCCGGCAGATAGTATCCAGGCAGAAGGCCGCGGTAAAGAAAACCCTGTCACTGGCTCTACCTGTGACAAAATTAAAGTTCGTTCTAAACTTATCGACTGCCTGGCTCCAGATCGTCGCGTAGTCATCAACATTCAGGGCACTACTGAAGTTGTGACTCAGCCAAAAGCGGCTCAATAA
- a CDS encoding GNAT family N-acetyltransferase, which produces MLELKQVTPQSPLWNSFLHLYGEYFQRHWPEVFGDQSEEAIARENHTILEQRILQGDRGLFLLLTAGQLAGLANVYLEREEKVTLNIAEFYIRDEYQRQKLGYGLWHAMLQWGRRHGATYVHLETDVGKNANFFWQSHELSSHQVDGRIHYNGPIPPLKILWIRHGKIIPLDQLDYCPEDDVIALDASSIKQAGEIGRRILGKLPWQNIYTSSQRRALETAKALSSAYQSCSIQVTDALCEFFPEELIGMKLADIPHRYGEDYAYRLLHTPLDSPFKDSEQVTNAADRIHRFMMQIGDELSMSSMRIIISHQNLHNIFLAHLMTDDLNLSGRLHLNNLHGSTFLYCPYTKQFDIENVNIPI; this is translated from the coding sequence ATGTTAGAACTCAAACAAGTTACCCCTCAATCTCCCTTGTGGAACTCATTTCTTCATCTTTATGGAGAATATTTTCAACGTCATTGGCCAGAAGTCTTTGGCGATCAGTCAGAAGAGGCTATTGCACGGGAAAATCATACTATCCTTGAACAACGCATCCTGCAAGGTGACAGGGGACTGTTTTTGTTGCTAACTGCCGGACAATTAGCGGGATTAGCGAATGTGTATCTTGAACGGGAAGAAAAAGTAACCCTGAATATTGCTGAATTTTATATCAGGGATGAATACCAGCGTCAGAAGCTGGGTTATGGATTATGGCATGCTATGTTGCAATGGGGACGTCGCCACGGTGCCACATATGTTCATTTGGAGACAGATGTGGGAAAAAATGCCAACTTCTTTTGGCAATCTCATGAGCTTTCAAGCCACCAAGTAGATGGACGCATACACTACAATGGCCCCATCCCCCCCTTAAAGATACTATGGATCAGACATGGGAAAATTATCCCGCTTGACCAGTTAGATTACTGCCCTGAAGATGATGTGATTGCCCTTGATGCCTCTTCAATCAAACAAGCTGGAGAAATTGGTAGACGAATATTAGGGAAACTTCCGTGGCAAAATATTTATACCTCATCTCAACGCCGGGCACTTGAAACTGCCAAAGCACTCAGCTCGGCATATCAGTCTTGTTCAATACAAGTAACTGATGCACTTTGTGAATTCTTTCCAGAAGAGCTTATTGGCATGAAACTGGCAGATATTCCGCATCGCTATGGTGAAGATTATGCTTATCGGTTACTGCATACTCCCCTTGATTCCCCTTTCAAAGATTCAGAACAGGTAACAAACGCGGCTGATAGGATCCATCGTTTTATGATGCAAATTGGCGATGAGCTTTCAATGTCTTCTATGCGGATTATTATTTCCCATCAAAATTTGCACAATATTTTCTTAGCTCATTTAATGACAGATGATCTCAATCTTTCTGGACGATTGCATCTTAATAACCTCCATGGCAGTACGTTTTTATATTGTCCTTATACTAAACAATTTGATATAGAAAATGTAAATATACCAATCTAA